In Ferribacterium limneticum, a genomic segment contains:
- a CDS encoding DUF2782 domain-containing protein, with amino-acid sequence MRRLLPLLLLAALPAWAQKGDLQPLPAVPPPPPGMEAFDEALEPQVTIVKRETETREEYRMKGKLYMVKVTPAVGPAYYLVDNQGDGQFVQADITHPVTKPPMWIIHSW; translated from the coding sequence ATGCGCCGCCTTCTTCCACTCCTGCTTCTAGCCGCCTTGCCTGCCTGGGCGCAGAAAGGCGATCTCCAGCCCCTGCCGGCCGTGCCGCCGCCACCACCCGGCATGGAGGCCTTCGACGAAGCACTTGAGCCGCAGGTCACCATCGTCAAGCGCGAGACTGAAACGCGCGAGGAATACCGCATGAAGGGCAAGCTCTACATGGTCAAGGTCACGCCAGCTGTCGGCCCCGCCTACTACCTCGTCGATAACCAGGGCGACGGCCAGTTCGTCCAGGCCGACATTACCCATCCGGTGACCAAGCCGCCGATGTGGATCATTCATAGCTGGTAA
- the nadD gene encoding nicotinate-nucleotide adenylyltransferase, with protein sequence MSEPLGLFGGTFDPVHFGHLRLAEEAIAHLGLGGVRWIPAGQPPHRGTPQVTAQQRLEMVLRSTGNNARFSIDASEVEAAAPSYTVHTLERLRRELGAEQSLVLLVGADAFAGLATWHRWRDIFALAHVAVSHRPGFPVEASSLSHELATEFNDRRLTDVGGLKLAPAGGIVTFAMTQLAISATQIRKLLANGLSARYLLPDSVLDYIHLHQLYKST encoded by the coding sequence TTGTCTGAGCCGCTTGGCCTCTTCGGGGGCACTTTCGATCCCGTGCATTTTGGTCACCTCCGGCTGGCCGAGGAAGCCATCGCCCACCTCGGCCTCGGTGGTGTGCGCTGGATCCCCGCCGGCCAGCCGCCGCATCGCGGCACGCCGCAAGTGACCGCGCAGCAGCGTCTGGAGATGGTGCTACGGTCAACCGGAAATAATGCCCGATTTTCAATTGATGCCAGCGAGGTCGAAGCCGCCGCACCGAGCTACACGGTGCATACGCTCGAACGGCTGCGCCGCGAGCTCGGCGCCGAGCAGTCGCTGGTCCTGCTCGTTGGCGCCGATGCCTTTGCCGGACTCGCCACCTGGCATCGTTGGCGTGACATTTTTGCCCTGGCCCATGTCGCCGTCTCGCATCGCCCCGGTTTCCCGGTCGAAGCGAGCAGCCTGTCGCACGAGTTGGCGACCGAATTCAACGACCGTCGGCTGACCGATGTCGGCGGGCTGAAACTCGCTCCGGCCGGGGGGATTGTCACTTTTGCCATGACCCAGCTCGCCATTTCGGCGACGCAGATTCGCAAGCTGCTGGCCAACGGCCTGTCGGCGCGTTATTTGCTGCCGGATAGCGTTCTCGACTATATTCACCTTCACCAACTCTATAAAAGTACCTGA
- a CDS encoding BPSS1780 family membrane protein, whose translation MSEIPVFPMAPTRFTGASREVDPGACFDWLRQGWAMFLVNPGVWIGSTVLLLVMLMAISIVPLFGQIAAHLLVPLFGAGMIKLCKRLNDGEEPEIADLFAGFRHNAGQLVMIGVFFAMGIFGIAFLAFLLVSGGVLGGVVTGKVAGFGIAFGGVMLAGLLVMVLSVPIIMATWFAPALVFFHDMQPLDAMKASFAAGAKNFLPMAIFGTFLVVALFFAMLPVGMGLLLLLPVASGAVFASYRDIFVGS comes from the coding sequence ATGAGTGAAATCCCTGTTTTTCCGATGGCCCCGACCCGGTTTACCGGCGCGAGCCGCGAAGTCGACCCCGGTGCCTGCTTTGACTGGCTGCGCCAGGGCTGGGCCATGTTTCTCGTCAATCCCGGCGTGTGGATTGGCAGTACCGTTCTGCTCCTCGTCATGCTGATGGCCATCTCCATCGTGCCGCTCTTCGGGCAGATCGCCGCGCATCTGCTGGTGCCGCTGTTCGGCGCCGGCATGATCAAGTTGTGCAAGCGACTGAACGATGGCGAAGAGCCGGAAATTGCCGACCTGTTCGCCGGTTTTCGCCACAACGCCGGGCAATTAGTCATGATCGGCGTATTTTTCGCGATGGGCATTTTTGGCATCGCCTTTCTGGCTTTCCTGCTCGTCAGCGGCGGCGTGCTCGGTGGCGTTGTCACCGGCAAGGTCGCGGGTTTCGGCATTGCGTTTGGTGGCGTCATGCTGGCCGGCCTGCTCGTCATGGTGCTCTCGGTGCCGATCATCATGGCCACCTGGTTCGCGCCGGCACTGGTGTTTTTCCACGACATGCAGCCGCTCGACGCGATGAAGGCGAGTTTCGCCGCCGGTGCCAAGAATTTCCTGCCGATGGCGATTTTCGGCACTTTCCTGGTTGTCGCCCTGTTCTTCGCCATGCTGCCTGTCGGCATGGGCCTGCTTCTGCTCCTGCCTGTCGCTTCCGGTGCAGTTTTCGCGTCCTACCGCGACATTTTTGTGGGAAGCTGA
- the polA gene encoding DNA polymerase I, translating into MPLLLLVDGSSYLYRAFHALPDLRNKAGEPTGAIYGVLNMLRRLESDYKADYKAVVFDAKGKTFRDDWYPEYKAHRPPMPPEMVGQIEPLHAAIKAAGWPLLMVDGVEADDVIGTLATNAAVDGINTLISTGDKDLTQLVNPLVRWYNTMSNELLDEAGVEAKFGVPPDKIVDYLALVGDTVDGVPGVAKCGPKTALKWLAQYGSLDEIVAHADEIGGVVGQNLRDHLGFLPLGKKLVTVACDLTNLPAPATLNATAPDLATLRELYTRYQFRSWLADIDGPEAAADIPARTVSDAAAPALQGKIDVTYETVLSWPQFDAWLAKIEAAELTALDTETTSLDSFAARIVGISLSVKPGEACYIPLAHTAPGVADQLPRDEVLEKLKPWLSTVNRKKVLQNAKYDQHVFANHGITLAGIEHDTMLQSYVIESDKGHDLGQLCTRHLGLDTIAYEDLCGKGAKQISFDQVDIERAAIYSAEDADVTLRVHNVLHPQFADEPGLSRIYHDIEMPARQVIWQIERNGILIDSDVLSRQSHEMGQKIMALEAQAYELAGQPFNLASPKQLGDILFEKLGLPVKKKTPSGGPSTDEEVLSELALDYPLPKLLLEHRSLSKLKGTYTDKLPRMVNTQTGRVHTHFSQASVVTGRLASTDPNLQNIPVRSEEGRKIRTAFIAPEGSSIVSADYSQIELRIMAHLSGDEGLLHAFSHGEDVHRATAGEIFGVTPLEVGPDQRRVAKSINFGLIYGMSAFGLARQLGLERSAAQTYIDRYFARYPGVARYMEEAREMARQKGYVETAFGRRLWFPEIRSSNGNRRQGAERAAINAPMQGTAADLIKLAMIAVQEWLEKSGLKSKLVLQVHDELLLEVPDDELMDIRTHLPRLMSQVAELKVPLVVEVGVGPNWEAAH; encoded by the coding sequence ATGCCTCTCTTATTGTTGGTGGACGGTTCGTCCTATCTTTATCGCGCTTTCCACGCCCTGCCCGACTTGCGTAACAAGGCTGGCGAGCCGACAGGCGCCATCTACGGCGTTCTGAACATGCTACGTCGTCTCGAGAGCGACTACAAGGCAGACTACAAGGCCGTCGTCTTCGATGCCAAGGGCAAGACCTTCCGTGACGACTGGTATCCGGAATACAAGGCGCACCGCCCGCCGATGCCGCCCGAAATGGTCGGCCAGATCGAGCCGTTGCACGCTGCCATCAAGGCCGCCGGCTGGCCGCTGCTCATGGTCGATGGCGTCGAGGCCGACGACGTGATCGGCACGCTGGCGACGAATGCTGCGGTGGACGGCATTAACACGCTGATTTCGACCGGTGACAAGGATCTGACCCAACTGGTCAATCCGCTCGTCCGCTGGTACAACACGATGAGCAACGAACTGCTCGACGAGGCCGGCGTCGAGGCCAAGTTCGGCGTGCCCCCGGACAAGATTGTTGATTATCTGGCGCTGGTTGGTGACACCGTCGACGGCGTACCGGGCGTCGCCAAATGCGGGCCGAAAACCGCGCTCAAATGGCTGGCGCAATACGGATCGCTCGACGAAATCGTCGCCCATGCCGACGAAATCGGCGGCGTCGTCGGCCAGAATCTGCGCGACCACCTCGGCTTTTTGCCGCTGGGAAAAAAGCTGGTTACCGTCGCCTGCGACCTCACCAACCTGCCAGCACCGGCCACGCTGAACGCAACAGCGCCCGATCTCGCCACGCTGCGCGAACTCTACACCCGTTACCAGTTCCGCTCGTGGCTGGCCGATATCGACGGTCCGGAAGCGGCCGCCGACATCCCGGCCCGCACGGTTTCCGACGCCGCAGCTCCGGCGCTCCAAGGCAAAATCGACGTTACCTACGAAACTGTCCTGAGCTGGCCGCAATTCGATGCCTGGCTGGCCAAAATCGAAGCGGCAGAACTGACGGCGCTCGACACCGAAACGACCAGCCTCGACTCCTTCGCCGCCCGCATCGTCGGCATTTCGCTCTCGGTCAAACCGGGCGAAGCTTGCTACATCCCGCTCGCCCACACTGCCCCCGGCGTTGCCGACCAGTTGCCGCGTGACGAAGTGCTGGAAAAGCTCAAACCCTGGCTTTCCACGGTCAACCGGAAAAAAGTGCTGCAAAACGCAAAGTACGACCAGCACGTCTTCGCCAACCACGGCATCACGCTGGCCGGCATAGAACACGACACCATGCTGCAAAGCTACGTCATCGAGTCCGACAAGGGCCACGACCTCGGCCAGCTATGCACCCGCCACCTCGGCCTCGACACCATCGCCTACGAAGACCTGTGCGGCAAGGGCGCCAAGCAGATCAGCTTCGACCAGGTCGACATCGAGCGCGCCGCCATCTACTCGGCCGAAGACGCCGACGTCACCCTACGCGTCCATAACGTCCTGCACCCGCAATTCGCCGACGAACCCGGTTTGAGCCGCATCTACCACGACATCGAGATGCCGGCCCGCCAGGTCATCTGGCAGATCGAGCGCAACGGTATCTTGATCGACAGCGATGTTCTGAGCCGGCAAAGCCACGAAATGGGCCAGAAGATCATGGCCCTCGAAGCGCAGGCTTACGAACTGGCCGGCCAGCCCTTCAACCTCGCCTCACCCAAGCAACTCGGCGACATCCTGTTTGAAAAACTGGGCCTACCGGTCAAGAAGAAAACACCCTCCGGCGGCCCGTCCACCGACGAGGAAGTGCTCTCCGAACTCGCACTCGACTACCCGCTACCCAAGCTGCTGCTCGAACACCGCAGCCTGTCCAAACTCAAGGGCACCTACACCGACAAGCTACCACGCATGGTCAACACGCAAACCGGGCGAGTGCATACTCACTTCTCGCAGGCATCCGTTGTCACCGGGCGCCTTGCCTCGACCGACCCCAACCTGCAGAACATCCCGGTACGCAGCGAGGAAGGCCGGAAGATCCGTACTGCCTTCATAGCACCCGAAGGTTCGAGCATCGTCTCGGCCGACTACTCGCAAATCGAGCTGCGCATCATGGCCCACCTCTCGGGCGACGAAGGCTTGCTCCACGCCTTCTCACACGGCGAGGATGTGCACCGCGCGACGGCCGGCGAGATCTTCGGCGTCACACCGCTCGAAGTCGGCCCCGACCAGCGCCGCGTCGCCAAGAGCATCAATTTCGGCCTGATCTACGGCATGAGCGCCTTCGGCCTCGCTCGCCAGCTCGGGCTGGAACGCAGCGCCGCACAGACCTACATCGACCGCTATTTCGCCCGCTACCCCGGCGTCGCCCGTTACATGGAAGAGGCCCGGGAAATGGCGCGGCAAAAAGGCTACGTCGAAACCGCCTTCGGCCGCCGCCTGTGGTTCCCGGAAATCCGTTCGAGCAACGGCAACCGCCGCCAGGGGGCAGAGCGCGCCGCGATCAACGCGCCGATGCAGGGCACAGCCGCCGACCTGATCAAGCTGGCGATGATCGCCGTGCAGGAGTGGCTGGAAAAATCGGGGCTGAAATCAAAATTGGTGCTGCAGGTACACGACGAACTGCTGCTCGAAGTGCCGGACGACGAACTGATGGACATCCGTACCCACCTGCCCCGCCTGATGAGTCAGGTCGCCGAACTCAAGGTGCCGCTGGTCGTCGAAGTCGGCGTCGGGCCGAACTGGGAAGCCGCGCACTGA
- a CDS encoding glycosyltransferase family 2 protein has protein sequence MSTSAIPRITAYIIAFNEAQKIAAAVNSVLWADEIIVADSGSTDGMVEIAESLGARVVQVPFKGFGDLRNQAIAACTHDWIFSLDADERCTPEARDEILRVIADSASLDMYWMPRRNFFMGRWIKHSGWYPNYRQPQLFRRGKMSYTMEPVHEGYVPHSDRPVGHLQNPIWQVPFKNLHEVVHKANRYSTLGAEKLTLRGRKGSMGKALTHGLWSFIKHYIFKRGFLDGWPGFIIAFGNFEGTFYRYAKGYEMDQAWKVPETPPLRRP, from the coding sequence ATGAGCACGTCTGCCATCCCCAGGATCACCGCCTACATCATTGCCTTTAACGAAGCGCAGAAAATCGCGGCAGCGGTGAATAGTGTCCTGTGGGCTGACGAAATTATCGTCGCCGATTCGGGTAGCACGGACGGCATGGTCGAAATTGCCGAGAGCCTTGGGGCGCGTGTCGTGCAGGTGCCGTTCAAGGGCTTTGGCGATCTGCGTAATCAGGCGATTGCTGCCTGTACCCATGACTGGATTTTCAGCCTTGATGCCGATGAGCGGTGCACGCCGGAGGCGCGCGACGAGATTCTGCGCGTCATCGCCGACTCGGCCAGCCTCGACATGTATTGGATGCCGCGCCGTAATTTCTTCATGGGGCGCTGGATCAAGCATTCGGGCTGGTATCCGAATTACCGCCAGCCGCAACTATTCCGTCGGGGCAAGATGAGCTACACGATGGAGCCGGTGCACGAGGGTTACGTGCCGCATAGCGACCGGCCGGTCGGGCATCTGCAGAACCCGATCTGGCAGGTGCCGTTCAAGAACCTGCATGAAGTCGTGCACAAGGCCAACCGCTATTCGACGCTCGGCGCCGAAAAGCTCACCCTGCGCGGGCGCAAGGGCAGCATGGGCAAGGCGCTGACGCACGGTCTGTGGTCCTTCATCAAGCACTATATTTTCAAGCGCGGTTTTCTCGATGGCTGGCCGGGTTTCATCATCGCTTTCGGCAATTTCGAGGGCACGTTCTATCGCTACGCCAAGGGCTATGAGATGGATCAGGCCTGGAAGGTGCCGGAAACGCCGCCGCTGCGCCGGCCCTGA
- a CDS encoding LOG family protein has translation MTESDKLVMGVETEALLKNATARESWRIFGIMSEFVEATERLAAIKPAVTMFGSARVRPESPYYELTERTARLLSDSGFSVISGGGPGIMEAANKGAFFGKSPSVGLNIQLPHEQSNNPYQDISQTFRHFFARKYMFVRFASAYVVMPGGFGTLDELMEALTLIQTGKARKIPLILVCSDFWGGMIDWFKDRLVAEGMVDEEDINLIQLIDEPEKVVEAIFKHYEARPFGPLPNEHEMLLNL, from the coding sequence GTGACCGAGAGCGACAAGCTGGTAATGGGCGTCGAGACCGAGGCCCTGCTGAAAAACGCGACGGCCCGCGAGTCCTGGCGGATTTTCGGCATTATGTCAGAGTTCGTCGAGGCAACTGAGCGTCTGGCCGCCATCAAGCCGGCCGTGACCATGTTCGGCAGCGCCCGCGTGCGGCCGGAATCTCCTTATTACGAGTTGACCGAGCGGACGGCGCGCCTGCTGTCCGATTCCGGTTTCTCGGTCATCTCCGGTGGCGGCCCGGGGATCATGGAGGCGGCCAACAAAGGTGCCTTCTTCGGCAAATCGCCGTCGGTCGGCCTCAATATCCAGTTGCCGCACGAGCAATCCAATAATCCCTATCAGGATATCTCGCAGACCTTCCGCCACTTCTTCGCCCGCAAATACATGTTCGTCCGCTTCGCTAGCGCCTATGTCGTGATGCCCGGCGGCTTCGGCACGCTCGACGAACTGATGGAAGCACTGACCCTGATCCAGACCGGCAAGGCCCGCAAGATTCCTCTGATCCTCGTCTGCTCGGACTTCTGGGGCGGTATGATCGACTGGTTCAAGGACCGGCTGGTCGCCGAAGGCATGGTCGATGAGGAAGATATCAATCTGATCCAGTTGATCGATGAGCCGGAAAAAGTGGTCGAAGCCATCTTCAAGCACTACGAGGCTCGTCCTTTCGGCCCCTTGCCGAACGAACACGAGATGCTGCTCAACCTGTAA
- a CDS encoding homoserine kinase, with product MSVYTKVGRDELTAWLQQLGLGELIDYAGIAAGMQNSNYFVTTASGRYVLTLFERIETSSLDFYLALQDHLAHSGIPSPRPVADGDGRYWRNLAGKPAALLSCLPGAALESPDAEHCRAVGQMLARLHRAAADLPNPLPNPCGAAWRQAVGETLLPLVAPDERDLLADELAFQAAQDYSALPSGVIHADLFRDNVLWDAAGRLSGVLDFYFAGEDALLFDLAVVANDWCSDDEALAALIAGYASQRPLTEAERAAWPAMRRAAALRFWLLRLEVRHQPRQGEVVTIKNPDDFRHLLARFRLAPEALPR from the coding sequence TTGTCCGTCTATACCAAAGTCGGGCGCGATGAACTCACCGCCTGGCTTCAGCAGCTCGGGCTGGGTGAGCTGATCGACTACGCCGGTATTGCGGCCGGCATGCAGAACTCCAACTATTTTGTGACGACGGCCAGCGGTCGTTATGTGCTGACGCTGTTCGAGCGCATCGAGACGTCATCCCTCGATTTTTACTTGGCCCTGCAGGATCACTTGGCACACAGCGGGATTCCCAGCCCGCGGCCGGTGGCTGACGGCGATGGCCGCTATTGGCGCAACCTCGCCGGCAAGCCCGCTGCACTGCTGAGCTGTTTGCCGGGAGCTGCACTGGAGTCGCCGGATGCCGAGCACTGCCGCGCCGTCGGCCAAATGCTGGCTCGCCTGCACCGCGCCGCGGCTGATCTGCCGAATCCCTTGCCGAATCCCTGCGGCGCCGCCTGGCGGCAAGCGGTCGGCGAAACCTTGTTGCCTTTGGTCGCGCCGGATGAGCGTGATCTGCTGGCCGATGAACTGGCCTTTCAGGCGGCGCAGGACTATTCGGCCCTGCCGAGCGGCGTCATCCACGCCGACCTGTTCCGCGACAACGTGCTGTGGGATGCCGCGGGTCGACTGTCTGGCGTGCTCGATTTCTATTTTGCCGGCGAAGATGCCTTGCTCTTCGATCTGGCCGTCGTCGCCAACGACTGGTGTTCGGATGACGAGGCTCTCGCCGCGCTGATCGCCGGTTACGCCAGCCAACGTCCGCTCACCGAGGCGGAGCGCGCTGCCTGGCCGGCGATGCGGCGCGCCGCAGCCTTGCGCTTCTGGCTGCTCCGGCTGGAAGTCAGGCACCAGCCGCGTCAGGGCGAAGTGGTAACGATCAAGAATCCCGATGACTTTCGGCACCTGCTGGCACGTTTTCGCCTTGCCCCGGAAGCCTTGCCCCGTTAG
- the rsfS gene encoding ribosome silencing factor — MDIRKLQKIIVSALEDIKGKDIEVINTSKLTSMFDRIVIATGDSNRQVKSLAQNVVEKVKEAGGEIVSTEGEDGGEWVLVDLGDVVVHVMQANVRAYYNLEELWSATPAQRRKAVEQARPE; from the coding sequence ATGGACATCCGCAAGCTGCAAAAAATCATCGTTTCCGCCCTTGAAGACATCAAAGGCAAGGATATCGAAGTCATCAACACCTCCAAGCTGACATCGATGTTCGATCGCATCGTCATTGCCACCGGCGACTCCAATCGTCAGGTCAAGTCGCTGGCCCAGAATGTGGTCGAAAAGGTCAAGGAAGCCGGCGGCGAGATTGTCTCGACCGAAGGCGAAGACGGCGGCGAATGGGTGCTGGTCGATCTCGGCGACGTTGTCGTGCACGTCATGCAAGCCAACGTCCGCGCCTACTACAACCTTGAAGAACTGTGGTCGGCGACGCCGGCCCAACGGCGCAAGGCCGTGGAGCAGGCTCGGCCGGAATGA
- a CDS encoding Maf family protein: MRLYLASRSPRRRELLHQIGIDFDTVVFRDGMRADSETDETPMAGESPVVYVERVARAKAMHGLKIVEERRLPMRPVLAADTTLELDGEIIGKPVDMADAAAILRRLSGRTHRVLTGVAIDHQRRTEYLLSTSEVRFRQIDDEEIRHYVISGEPMDKAGAYGIQGRAGLFVEHISGSYSGVMGLPVCETGELLKKLGFRPL; encoded by the coding sequence ATGCGTCTCTATCTTGCTTCGCGTAGTCCGCGCCGTCGTGAGTTGTTGCACCAGATCGGCATCGATTTCGATACTGTCGTTTTTCGCGACGGCATGCGCGCCGATAGCGAAACCGACGAAACGCCGATGGCGGGTGAGTCGCCCGTGGTCTACGTCGAACGCGTGGCGCGCGCCAAGGCGATGCACGGACTGAAGATCGTCGAGGAGCGTCGCCTGCCGATGCGCCCCGTGCTGGCCGCCGACACGACGCTCGAACTCGACGGTGAAATCATCGGCAAGCCGGTCGACATGGCTGATGCCGCGGCCATCCTGCGCCGCCTGTCGGGACGCACGCATCGCGTGCTGACCGGCGTCGCCATCGATCATCAGCGGCGTACCGAATATCTGTTGTCGACCAGCGAAGTGCGCTTCCGCCAGATCGATGACGAGGAAATCCGTCACTACGTGATCAGTGGTGAACCGATGGACAAGGCCGGCGCCTACGGCATTCAGGGCCGAGCCGGGCTGTTCGTCGAGCACATTTCCGGCAGTTACAGCGGCGTGATGGGCCTGCCCGTCTGCGAAACCGGCGAACTGCTCAAAAAACTCGGCTTCCGCCCACTTTAA
- a CDS encoding glycosyltransferase family 2 protein gives MPPRLISVIVTTYNRPDALRAVLASLAAQTDTAFEVLVADDGSRQETAAAVAEAAVNFPVPLVHLWQSDDGFRAAAARNLAVAASRGDYLVFVDGDCVLRPDFVARHRALAEPAWFVAGNRVLLSESFTKKVLQSPMIELHGDSRLNWLGRRFYGVINRWLPLCFVPGNGWRKRQPQRWQGARTCNLAMWRSDFDAINGFDEAFQGWGHEDADLAIRLLHAGVRRKDGRFATAVLHLWHRENDRSNLVENERRLAEILAADRRRAAVGIDTYNPDRVSAAVLQKLGKISG, from the coding sequence ATGCCGCCGCGCCTGATCTCGGTCATCGTCACCACCTATAACCGGCCGGACGCCTTGCGCGCCGTGCTGGCTTCGCTTGCCGCGCAGACTGATACAGCATTCGAAGTGCTGGTAGCTGACGATGGCTCACGGCAGGAGACGGCGGCGGCAGTCGCCGAGGCGGCGGTCAATTTTCCGGTCCCGCTGGTCCATCTGTGGCAGTCCGATGACGGGTTTCGTGCGGCGGCAGCGCGCAATCTGGCGGTGGCGGCAAGTCGAGGCGATTACCTCGTCTTCGTCGACGGCGATTGCGTGCTGCGCCCGGATTTTGTCGCGCGACACCGGGCGCTGGCCGAGCCGGCCTGGTTCGTGGCCGGAAACCGGGTGTTGCTGTCCGAGAGTTTCACGAAAAAGGTGCTGCAATCGCCGATGATCGAGCTGCACGGTGACAGTCGTCTGAACTGGCTGGGCCGCCGGTTTTACGGGGTGATCAATCGCTGGTTGCCGCTCTGCTTCGTGCCGGGGAACGGTTGGCGCAAGCGCCAGCCGCAACGCTGGCAAGGCGCGCGGACCTGCAATCTGGCAATGTGGCGGTCCGATTTCGATGCCATCAACGGCTTTGACGAAGCTTTTCAGGGCTGGGGGCACGAAGATGCCGACCTCGCCATCCGCCTGTTGCATGCCGGCGTAAGGCGGAAGGACGGGCGTTTTGCCACGGCCGTGCTGCATCTCTGGCACCGCGAGAACGACCGCAGCAATCTGGTCGAGAACGAACGCCGGCTGGCGGAGATTCTGGCTGCCGACCGGCGACGTGCAGCGGTCGGGATCGATACCTATAACCCCGATCGAGTCAGCGCAGCCGTGCTTCAGAAATTGGGCAAAATTTCCGGTTGA
- the rlmH gene encoding 23S rRNA (pseudouridine(1915)-N(3))-methyltransferase RlmH produces MKLAVLAVGHRQPAWVNEGCAEYLKRMPRELPASVSEIKPEPRGSKTREQLLAAEKGRIRDALPGSCRLVVLDEKGDDLTTLKLAKRLEVWMQDGRDVALLIGGADGLDEEFKQQADDKLRLSSLTLPHGMARLLLCEQLYRAVSVLKNHPYHREG; encoded by the coding sequence ATGAAACTGGCCGTACTCGCCGTCGGTCATCGTCAGCCCGCCTGGGTGAACGAGGGCTGCGCCGAGTACCTCAAACGCATGCCGCGCGAACTGCCGGCCAGCGTTAGCGAAATCAAGCCCGAACCGCGCGGTTCGAAAACCCGCGAACAACTGCTGGCCGCTGAAAAAGGCCGCATCCGCGACGCCTTGCCGGGCAGTTGCCGCCTTGTCGTGCTCGACGAAAAGGGCGACGACCTGACCACCCTCAAGCTGGCCAAACGGCTTGAGGTGTGGATGCAGGACGGCCGCGACGTGGCGCTGCTGATTGGCGGCGCCGACGGGCTGGACGAGGAATTCAAGCAACAGGCAGACGACAAGTTGCGCCTGTCCAGCCTGACGCTACCCCATGGCATGGCTCGCCTGCTGTTGTGCGAGCAACTCTACCGCGCCGTCAGTGTCTTAAAGAACCACCCTTATCATCGGGAGGGATGA
- a CDS encoding BPSS1780 family membrane protein — MRAQTLPPAAGWRWIFTGFAIFRRNPIVLGMLVLTYWFTVVFLNVLPFIGALAASLVIPGLSVGLMQAARQVERGQAIGVQTLFGSMKENARTLLALGALYLCCTLGVLGMSTLLDGGDMFKFMMADTRAERAAVEDADFIAPALFVMAMMTPVMMAYWFAPVLAAWHRLTLGRALFFSFVACWMNWRAFLVYGLGMMLVAGVVPGVLLGILLLIFPDAASFITAVVTMPLVLVIAPTIFASFYACYRDIFGISEIV; from the coding sequence ATGCGCGCCCAGACACTACCGCCCGCCGCCGGCTGGCGCTGGATTTTTACCGGCTTTGCCATTTTTCGGCGCAATCCGATTGTTCTCGGCATGTTGGTCCTCACCTACTGGTTCACGGTGGTCTTCCTCAATGTGCTGCCGTTCATCGGTGCGCTCGCCGCTTCGCTGGTCATCCCCGGCCTCTCGGTCGGCCTCATGCAGGCCGCCCGTCAGGTTGAACGTGGTCAGGCGATCGGCGTACAGACCCTGTTTGGCAGCATGAAGGAAAATGCCCGCACCCTGCTCGCCCTCGGTGCCCTCTACCTGTGCTGCACGCTCGGCGTTCTCGGCATGTCCACCCTGCTCGACGGCGGCGACATGTTCAAATTCATGATGGCCGATACCCGGGCCGAACGGGCTGCCGTCGAAGACGCCGATTTCATCGCCCCGGCGCTGTTCGTCATGGCCATGATGACGCCGGTCATGATGGCCTACTGGTTTGCCCCGGTGCTTGCCGCCTGGCACCGGCTGACCCTCGGCCGGGCCTTGTTCTTCAGCTTTGTTGCCTGCTGGATGAACTGGCGGGCTTTCCTGGTCTATGGCTTGGGCATGATGCTGGTGGCCGGTGTCGTGCCCGGCGTCCTCCTTGGCATCCTGCTGCTGATCTTCCCCGACGCCGCCAGTTTCATTACTGCCGTCGTCACCATGCCGCTCGTACTGGTCATCGCGCCGACCATCTTCGCCAGCTTCTACGCCTGCTACCGCGACATCTTCGGCATTTCCGAAATTGTCTGA